In Deinococcus sp. HSC-46F16, the following are encoded in one genomic region:
- a CDS encoding methyltransferase, with product MTRKPKPKVRFSRPARPPAEVPPQAEAGSYFDVRPAALPPRLEGLRALTKPGVRGFPGVDDAQSLLAQTMRRDRVRGDVLDLAAGGGLLGSLPGVTLRAVEGSAPALAALREAGLDAHPAAPGDDLRERWPERPRTVALVLAGDRGNAYALAQVAWAHACTPPGGTLYLAGDRDKGYDRYVRAAGNAFGTGETIARDGGMRVARMVRRPGPTPAFPDPEGYELEGLRVVGLPGVFSAAKPDRATALLLGALEEVDFTGQRVLDLGCGTGLIGAWAARRGAEVTLVDGDLQSVRSAQATLAANGLPGEVLHSDVDAGLGERTFGAVLTNPPFHVGRGVVLDVAREFIAAAGRRLTPGGTLYLVANEPLPYEAALGTLGPVRELRREGGFKVLAVTRAG from the coding sequence GTGACCCGCAAGCCCAAACCCAAAGTCCGCTTCTCCCGCCCGGCCCGGCCCCCCGCCGAGGTGCCTCCCCAGGCCGAGGCCGGAAGCTATTTCGATGTGCGCCCTGCGGCGCTGCCGCCCCGGCTGGAGGGCCTCCGCGCCCTCACCAAACCCGGCGTGCGCGGGTTTCCGGGGGTGGACGACGCGCAATCACTCCTCGCGCAGACGATGCGCAGGGACCGGGTGCGCGGCGACGTGCTGGACCTCGCGGCTGGGGGCGGGCTGCTGGGGTCGTTGCCCGGCGTGACCCTGCGGGCGGTGGAGGGGTCGGCCCCGGCCTTGGCGGCGCTGCGGGAGGCCGGACTGGACGCCCACCCTGCCGCGCCCGGCGACGACCTGCGGGAGAGGTGGCCCGAGCGTCCGCGCACGGTGGCCCTGGTGCTGGCCGGGGACCGGGGCAACGCCTACGCGCTCGCGCAGGTGGCCTGGGCGCACGCCTGCACGCCGCCCGGCGGGACCCTCTACCTTGCTGGGGACCGTGACAAGGGCTACGACCGCTACGTCCGCGCCGCTGGAAACGCCTTCGGCACGGGCGAGACGATCGCCCGCGACGGCGGCATGCGGGTGGCCCGAATGGTGCGCCGCCCCGGTCCCACCCCCGCCTTCCCCGACCCCGAGGGCTACGAGCTGGAGGGCCTGCGCGTCGTCGGCCTGCCGGGCGTCTTCAGCGCCGCGAAGCCCGACCGGGCGACCGCCCTGCTGCTGGGGGCGCTGGAGGAGGTGGACTTCACTGGCCAGCGCGTGCTGGACCTGGGCTGCGGCACCGGACTGATCGGCGCGTGGGCGGCGCGGCGGGGCGCCGAGGTCACGCTGGTGGACGGCGACCTCCAGAGCGTGCGGAGTGCGCAGGCCACCCTCGCCGCGAACGGGTTGCCCGGCGAGGTGCTGCACAGCGACGTGGACGCGGGGCTGGGGGAGCGGACCTTCGGCGCCGTGCTCACCAACCCGCCCTTCCACGTGGGACGCGGGGTCGTGCTGGACGTGGCCCGCGAGTTCATCGCGGCGGCGGGGCGGCGCCTCACTCCCGGCGGAACCCTGTACCTCGTCGCCAACGAGCCGCTGCCCTACGAGGCGGCGCTGGGCACCCTCGGCCCGGTGCGCGAGCTGCGGCGCGAGGGGGGCTTCAAGGTGCTGGCGGTGACGCGGGCCGGGTGA
- a CDS encoding DUF4397 domain-containing protein has protein sequence MRTSLLPKALLLAALCAPALAPVQAARVYFLNDHGQSGLVDVYLNGVLLFDNMFPAFPTMFGHDLPSGKHTFVVTAYNVVPGPANLLETELEVAQWGDFTLRLSGDTDLNFPTLSLALSQR, from the coding sequence ATGCGAACCTCCCTGCTGCCTAAGGCCCTGCTGCTCGCCGCCCTGTGCGCCCCGGCGCTCGCCCCGGTCCAGGCCGCCCGCGTCTATTTCCTGAACGACCACGGGCAGAGCGGACTGGTCGACGTATACCTGAACGGCGTGCTGCTGTTCGACAACATGTTCCCGGCCTTTCCCACGATGTTCGGGCACGACCTGCCCTCCGGTAAGCACACCTTCGTGGTGACCGCGTACAACGTGGTGCCCGGCCCAGCCAACCTGCTGGAGACGGAGCTGGAGGTCGCGCAGTGGGGCGACTTCACCCTGCGGCTCTCCGGAGACACGGACCTGAACTTCCCGACCCTGAGCCTCGCCCTGAGCCAGCGGTAG